In a genomic window of Methanosarcina horonobensis HB-1 = JCM 15518:
- a CDS encoding phosphotransferase, which produces MASFEYIRTIKPGNTFGDWLIEVLGDRLRNKDCEVRVFKLSHASHRVCRYEFKGEGFSVIAKFFGIPTGMIKKYDSYDLMKKEYKYLKKARRIIDVPEPIAINKGFHCVLVSEYVPGKPLFWYFDHRKEPKKKLEYLADMLRKLHENTQAHYDKENEFSKFHYVLKHLKINLHEKEKYEHLLGKWWYSSFLDREKGCMVHNDSTPVNYIFHKGRPFLLDFELASRHGHFACDLGILCAELKHYFARKGSDQRAEPYIHHFLRHYSKDEEEFRKITEIIPFYMAYGLLRIAILKCNSKYRNYLLKEAKSCLKAIEKM; this is translated from the coding sequence ATGGCATCTTTTGAATACATCAGGACTATAAAGCCAGGAAACACTTTCGGGGACTGGCTTATAGAGGTGCTCGGGGATAGGTTACGGAACAAAGATTGCGAAGTTCGCGTTTTCAAACTCAGCCATGCATCGCACAGGGTCTGCAGGTATGAGTTTAAAGGGGAAGGATTTAGCGTTATAGCTAAATTTTTCGGGATACCCACCGGAATGATCAAAAAATACGATAGCTACGACTTGATGAAAAAAGAATATAAATATCTTAAAAAAGCCAGGAGAATAATTGATGTCCCTGAGCCGATTGCAATAAATAAAGGTTTTCACTGTGTCCTTGTCAGCGAATACGTGCCCGGAAAGCCCCTATTCTGGTACTTTGACCACAGGAAGGAACCGAAGAAAAAATTAGAATATTTGGCAGATATGCTCAGAAAACTTCATGAAAATACGCAGGCACACTATGACAAAGAAAATGAGTTTTCAAAATTTCATTATGTTTTGAAGCATCTCAAGATCAATCTTCACGAAAAAGAAAAGTATGAACATCTCCTTGGAAAATGGTGGTACAGCTCCTTTCTGGACAGAGAAAAGGGCTGCATGGTCCACAATGACTCTACACCTGTAAACTATATATTTCACAAGGGAAGACCGTTTCTTCTTGATTTCGAACTGGCATCCAGGCATGGACATTTTGCATGTGACCTTGGGATACTTTGCGCCGAGTTAAAGCACTACTTTGCGCGGAAAGGGTCTGATCAAAGGGCAGAGCCTTATATTCATCACTTTCTAAGACATTACAGCAAAGACGAGGAAGAATTTCGAAAAATAACTGAAATTATTCCGTTTTATATGGCTTATGGTCTGCTGAGAATTGCCATCTTAAAATGTAACTCAAAATACAGAAATTATCTCCTGAAAGAAGCAAAGAGCTGTCTGAAAGCAATTGAGAAAATGTGA
- the cbiZ gene encoding adenosylcobinamide amidohydrolase codes for MRYYAKDSTLVIEGNFEAVSTGLNGGRARVKYIFNRQVPRTFNPPDPREFIKEEALKMGLEVANTFGLLTAVNMEYLQVIEDDYLTAFITAGVSNGSKFRAKVGTINIILVSKARLSETALLGAIITATEAKGLALLEKGYTFLGTNTDAVVVAYEIDSEPDSESEKNQGIPYAGSSTEFGKKITEAVIKGIKAGLELRGE; via the coding sequence ATGAGATACTATGCAAAAGACAGTACTCTTGTCATTGAAGGTAATTTCGAAGCCGTGAGCACGGGTTTAAATGGGGGACGTGCACGGGTAAAGTACATTTTCAACAGGCAGGTGCCAAGAACTTTCAACCCACCTGATCCAAGAGAGTTCATAAAAGAAGAAGCTCTGAAAATGGGCCTTGAGGTAGCCAATACCTTCGGCCTCCTGACAGCAGTAAATATGGAATATCTCCAGGTCATCGAAGACGACTATCTTACAGCTTTTATAACTGCTGGCGTAAGCAATGGCTCGAAATTCAGGGCAAAGGTAGGAACCATAAATATAATTCTGGTCTCAAAAGCAAGACTATCAGAGACAGCTCTCCTCGGCGCAATAATTACAGCCACCGAAGCTAAAGGGCTTGCGCTTCTTGAGAAAGGATATACTTTTCTGGGCACCAATACGGATGCAGTTGTTGTTGCCTATGAGATAGACTCAGAACCTGACTCTGAAAGTGAAAAAAATCAGGGAATTCCATATGCAGGTTCGAGTACGGAGTTTGGAAAAAAGATCACTGAAGCAGTTATAAAAGGAATTAAGGCAGGGCTTGAGCTGAGAGGAGAATAA